In one Nocardioides sp. NBC_00368 genomic region, the following are encoded:
- a CDS encoding DUF7455 domain-containing protein, with protein sequence MTTAVATSSPLTSEDRCDRCGAQAYVRAELHSGGELLFCAHHAREHGEKLKEIASSITDETHKLTEKN encoded by the coding sequence GTGACCACTGCCGTTGCCACCAGCTCGCCGCTCACGTCCGAGGACCGTTGCGACCGGTGCGGAGCGCAGGCCTACGTACGCGCGGAGCTCCACTCCGGCGGCGAACTGCTGTTCTGCGCCCATCACGCCCGCGAGCACGGTGAGAAGCTCAAGGAGATCGCCAGCTCGATCACCGACGAGACGCACAAGCTCACCGAGAAGAACTGA